From the genome of Phalacrocorax carbo chromosome 5, bPhaCar2.1, whole genome shotgun sequence:
AGTTCCAGCCCTGTGTTTCATGTGATAGGAAATGATAGTGAAGTGCTCCCTTATTTTAATGTGCATATATGGTTCTCTAAGGGTTATGTCCTTTTTGTTTCAGGATATTGCAGATATCAGAAAGCAGTTTCCTATTTTGGCAGAAGATGTTCAGATTCCAGAGTATTTTGAGAAGGAACAGTTTTTCTCTAGTGTCTTCCGCATCAGCTCAGCTGGATTACAGTTATGGACCCATTATGATGTAGGTAATATATGTGTTTAGCATAAAATGTTGCAGATGGCATATAGAGTTGAGATATTAAGGTGAAAACCTCTGACAAGGATCAGTTAATGACAAACTTCACATATTTTGAAATAGTGAAATGAATCACGTTCAGTGGTACAGTGAATTTTAAATAGATGTATTATGCGGGCATACTATCTTACTGGTTTTATGTCCAGTTCCATACTTGTAAGATTAAATGATGTGtgaattttttctccttttttttttttactgttttgagtTTCAGTTAAAAATCTGATACACAGTAACTTTCAACATTTTCATCTTCAAGATTaccttaattttttattataatgGCCAGATTGTTGGCAATTGTACAATGATTGTGGTGGTCTGTTGCTGCAGTGCAGTAGATTCCAAATAAGATTGTCTTCTAACATTGTGCAGTGTAATTctgaataaatttatttataagaAAAAGTTTTTTGCATTATAATTAGGAAAAAGAATCCTTTATCAATAGAAAGTCAGCAAAATGAGGTAGGAgtaacactgaaaaagaaaaggaatcccaaatatgttttataatatattttgctGGTTTATATGTCTAGAGTATGGTATGTCTTTGTGTTTTAAGATGGAAGAACTTGATTTctatttaaggaaaaacacaaaGTTGTTGGAAAGCAGTATTGTGTTTCCAGGTATCCTATTTGTCAAGAATGTGCAGCTAAGGGGATAAAGTAACTCACATTCTTGAGTTTTTTAGATTAACTATATGTGGAAGCTCTTTTAGCTAATTCTTAAAATATGAAGGTCTTAATAGTTCCCTCTTTCAAGCTAATGATATTTTAGATTATTTGCAGGCTACGTATTAGTTCTTAACTCTTGGCTGACATCTCTCTTACTATGCTTATTCCAGGTAATGGATAACTTCTTAATCCAAGTAACAGGGAAAAAACGAGTTGTTTTGTATAGTCCTCGAGATGCACCGTATTTGTATTTATCAGGTATGCATGTCATCTAGTTCAGAGTTTGGTGATCATAGTTGCCTTTCCAGCTCACAAGCGTTgcactgtggaaaaaaagtCACTAACAGACAGCTTGATGTAAAAGAAGTCATTTAGTCCCTTAACTCTGATCCTGTTTGTTTTAGTCAAAGCTAAGCATTTTGGTTGGGCACGTTTAGAAAGTTGCAAAGGAGCACAGCAGCTTTCTGTCTGGTTCTTGCTTCAGCACCTAACTGTGGAGGAGTACAGTGTTCTGTCTGGATTCAAACTGGTGTTTTAAATGTCAGGGAAAGTGTCTTCTAGTGTTAATAAGGtgggaacagaagaaatataCACAACAGGAGAACATGTCTCTTCAGTAAATGAGGTTTGCCTGGTTTTTAGAAGAGCTACAGAACAATAAACCAGTATTAAATTTGATTCACAAACTGCATTTCCAGCAATGTGATAATGCTTTGTTACTGTTGGAAGTATAGGAGTGTTTATTCATTATTCTGAAAACTTCCCTAGGAACTAAGTCACAGGTGCTGGATGTGGATAACCCAGACTTAGAGAAATATCCCCTTTTTGTGAAAGCCAAGCGCTATCAATGTTTTCTGGAAGCAGGAGATGTGTTATTTATTCCAGGTAAGTTACAAATAGTTCCTGACCatactgtgtttattttaaacagttttgtttGCGATTTCTCATTTCTATGGATGGCAAGAGGTTACTAAAGCATTTCTGTGTTATAAGTTGGAGCATCTGAAGACACTGGCAAAACTTGTCTACTTCTCCCAACTGTACTAATTAGCCTAATAAAAGGTATTACTATATCTACCTACAGATCTTACCTTCCCTCAAGATTACACAGAATGCTTCTGAATTTGTGTCTTAATAGATTAGCATTATACACAACTTGTGAATTCCTAAACTACTTCAGTGACCTGAgttttctgaagacagaattTGAGTGAAGTaccatttctgttcttctgtagCTCTGGCACTTAAGAACCATGAAGCACGTGATTTGATGGAATTTCGGGTGGTACTGTTACTCCTATTGAACCACTCCTgcttgttattaattttttattttaactcatCATGAACTTGTGGCAGATACCTATTCTGTTGCTTTTAATATTATCTGGGCAATATAAACAGGCCAGTAAACGAGAAGGCAGTAGGTTTTTAGgaagttttaaaatagattCTCGGCCTTGGACTCGTTACTTAATTTTGaacatttgtgtttctttctaaaGAAACTTTTGGCTACGGTTAGTGAAAGGTATGACACACTGTTGCTAATGTCCGCAtacataatttctgttttgttctatGCAGTACAGATACTAGTTTGTCTTTGCCAGTATAAGTGCTGGTCCAAACTTAAGACACACTTGGCACTCTTAAAAATGACAGGGTAGTATAGCTATTTTTGAGTACAAAGAATGGTGCTAGCTTTGTCAGCATTCTGGAATGCGTATCACTGAAAAAACGGTACGTTCTTTGACAAACGTGTGTTTATTATGGAGAAGGTAGCAGCAGCCCCTCTTAGTAACCTGAAAGAAACTTCATGTTCATTTCTCAGAATAAGCTTTTCTATGTCTTCAGCACATACAAGCAACTAAGCTGCAATAAGTACGGCATTCAGTCTTTTGGCTTAAAATTGAAATAGGGTAAATACACCAtattaaacttatttttaaaatgtactcaATGAGGCAAAGATGTCTTTGCTTCCTTATCACAGCCATGATGATTCAACTGAAAAGACTCATGACTTTACTATGAAGAGATAAGCAACTTGCATGGGTGACCTGGCTGATGCTGGCGGTTTACATTAGTGCTTGGACAATCTGTGCAAGGTTAGGGACTAAATCTATGAAAACAGATACCTGGAATCAGAGTAGACATGAGTGAGGTGAACAGAgaagttgtttattttaatcttaGACATGCTTATCATTTGCTTGCATTTGAGTATCTCTTTATACTTCAGCAATTGTTACTTCTGTGTGAAGTTATGGATCGACATAAATGTCTTGAAGAACTTCTTAAATTTGGTACAATGCGATATATTCAGGGATGagtaaacaaaaaatacagaagctgaGGCTTCTTCTCAACTAGATTTAGTTTCGGCAATTCTGACAATTGTTATGAGTCATGTGGaaatttcagataattttcattttagacaCTGTTCTTTCTACAGCTCTGTGGTTCCACAATGTAATTTCTGAGGAATTTGGAGTGGCACTGAATGTCTTTTGGAAGCACCTTCCTGCCGAGTCCTATGATAAGAGTGACACTTATGGAAATAAAGATCCCATGGCAGCCTCTAGAGCTATACAGATCTTGGACAGGGCCTTGAAAACACTTGAAGAACTACCCGAGGAATACAGAGACTTTTATGCTCGGAGAATGGTGTTACGCATACAAGAAAAAGCCTATCGGAATGATTATGGATAAAATAACATTGCAATTCATCAAGCTTCTATGAAAATAGAAAACTTTATGTTAATATAGAAACTGTCCATGTGCACATATATACACTTTCCGTAAGACTAATAAAAACTATGTTGATAAACTTTGTTATAGATGAATGTTtatgttgtggttcagcctcagctggcaactaaacaccacgcagccgctcactcactgcCCGCCAccgctgtgggatggggaagagaatcggaagagcaaaagaacttgtgggttgagataagcacagtttaataactacaataaaataataactataataatgattatgataatgacaataatgttaatagaataaaatggaaaagaaagggaaagaaagaaaaaaaaggaaaaaaacccacagaaacatgAAGGATACAGCCGCTCATCACCCgctgactgacgctgcccgtccctgagctGCGATTGCTACCTCcttcccccggccagctcctcccagttaacatactgggcatgatgttacatgatatggaatatccctttggtcagtttgaatccgctctcttagctgtgccccctcccctcccagcttcttgtgcacccagcagagcatgggaagctggaagagtccttgactagtacaagcgctacccagcaacagccaaaacatctgtgtgttatctcaacatttttttcatgctaagttcaaagcacagcactatgccagctagagtgaagaaaataactctatcccagctaaaaccttgtagattttttttccttgcttttcatcGTGTGCAGTAAGTGCAGACTGCTTGATCTGGAGATGGTCTCTCTTCTACAATGAGGCATACAATTGCAGTGCCTGCACTTATAACTCTCTTTTTTTGGAGTGTTGTACTTACTTAAATTTGTCTGAACAAAAGTTTTTATATCTGGGCTGGGCTGACAGCATGCTTAGAAGTAACTGCACGTTTTCCTGAATGCTACCTCATTTACTAAAGTTTAGGAAAGCCGTAGTGGTTTCTGAGGACGCCCAAGAAAGCCATTGCTGGTGGTTGTAATGGTTATGGTTTCTTTTTGAGCAATAGCCTGGTAGTAAGCGTGGGGAGTTTCTGCTTTTGTGGTGAAACTGAGAGGGGGGCgtgggaaaaaagcaaaaggtaacTATGCAAGGTTAAGCTTAGAATTGTGCAGCAGCTTGACCACAAGGTGAATTACTTACGCCTTTCCTAGCTGAATAAGCTATTGTGCAGTAAACCCTGTGTCACTGCCCTGGTGCAGTCAGGCAgcattgctgtttctgcagctgtgaaACACTTGCAACTAATGTGCCCACAAATCCATCCTGCTACAGTCCTAGAATCTGAAATTTAAGTTCGTAGTTCTGGTGTAGATGTAGAATCTATTGGGAGCAGTGTTTGAGATGCATTATGTTACCATATGAAAGGGGGCTGCATCACACCTTTTGGAAGGGAGCTTCTTGTAGAGGCGTTGTAGATAGCTACTTTTCAGCAGATAGCAGTGCTTAGAAAGATTAGGTGAAATAAAGATGGGCATCTCACAAAAAAGGTAGGTTGTGATTGTCCCTCTGATGTTATTAATTGTGTTGTTTGGGGAACAGAGCGCTTATCTGACTTAGGTCGGTCTGTTACTTCTAGCAGTTTTTGATAACACTAACTTCTCAGAAGCTCTTAGACTAAATAGATATGTAATGTTATTAAAGTGCTGGAAGAAACTTTCTCCAGAAGAGCAGGAGATTGCAACACTGTGCAGATTGTTCTTCTAAACCTGTTCTTCTTGGCAGTTCAATACAGTGAAAATAGTCTGCTACCATGTGAATGGGCGCCCAGCCATCTTAATGAATAGGCATGAATGGAACCAGCCAAGCAGTTCTGATGGGCGTCATTGTACGTTCTGAGGGTAGCATTTAAATTTGGGATCACAAACAGGTCTTCCAAAATTTttgttcaaaaacaaacaaggatTGCTTGTACATACTGCTGAGACAGAAACTCTGTGTCTGCTAGGCTGGGGAAGCCTCTTGTCTGTTGGACTGGTAATGTCAAGGGCCCCATCTGAACTTCAGAGGTGTACAGAGTCTATTCTTTGAGTGTTAGGTCTGAATGGGGAGGCTCAGAGAGCCTGCAGGGCTAGAAAAAGCTGTGTTCCAGCATTGCGCCTGCACAGCTATCTCTTAACTCTAACCATCAGCAATTTCTCAATATACTAGCACAGAGAAGTAGTGTACCGATCCTCATTCTGCCTTTTCTTGATTCGCCATTCCCCCAAAAAAGTGCTAGCTTGGGGTCAGCAGGCCCCCTCAACACTCAAGTATAAATAAGGAAAGCTTTGTGGAGCAGCAATCAGTGTATGAGTGATCTGCTTATGTCTTGGCTTGTGAAAAGTGCCTGCTGTCCTTCAGCAGGAGGCTAAGAGTCATTTGGGGCTcttggaaagagaagaaagtaaaaggaggaaaatccTGTAGGTCAAATGCATTCACTGCTGTGCCACCTAATGTTGATACTAAGATTTTCAATAATACTTACTTCATAGTATGTATGTAAAAAGCTTAAATAAGA
Proteins encoded in this window:
- the TYW5 gene encoding tRNA wybutosine-synthesizing protein 5 isoform X1, which encodes MARREQPVVSVSRLAGVTRERFLREIYPQRKPVVLKAMELGTCTTKWTVDYLSQAEGSKEVKIHVSAVPQMDFLSKNFVYRTLPFDVFVRRAAEVKHKEYFLSEDEKYYLRSVGEDARKDIADIRKQFPILAEDVQIPEYFEKEQFFSSVFRISSAGLQLWTHYDVMDNFLIQVTGKKRVVLYSPRDAPYLYLSGTKSQVLDVDNPDLEKYPLFVKAKRYQCFLEAGDVLFIPALWFHNVISEEFGVALNVFWKHLPAESYDKSDTYGNKDPMAASRAIQILDRALKTLEELPEEYRDFYARRMVLRIQEKAYRNDYG
- the TYW5 gene encoding tRNA wybutosine-synthesizing protein 5 isoform X2, which translates into the protein MARREQPVVSVSRLAGVTRERFLREIYPQRKPVVLKAMELGTCTTKWTVDYLSQAEGSKEVKIHVSAVPQMDFLSKNFVYRTLPFDVFVRRAAEVKHKEYFLSEDEKYYLRSVGEDARKDIADIRKQFPILAEDVQIPEYFEKEQFFSSVFRISSAGLQLWTHYDVMDNFLIQVTGKKRVVLYSPRDAPYLYLSALWFHNVISEEFGVALNVFWKHLPAESYDKSDTYGNKDPMAASRAIQILDRALKTLEELPEEYRDFYARRMVLRIQEKAYRNDYG